One part of the Apus apus isolate bApuApu2 chromosome 11, bApuApu2.pri.cur, whole genome shotgun sequence genome encodes these proteins:
- the SLC38A8 gene encoding putative sodium-coupled neutral amino acid transporter 8: MLKSALGAGLLSFPWAFGRAGGAVPALLVELGSLVFLVSGLVVLGYAAALSAQPTYQGVIRAVCGAAVGKLCEVCFLLNLFMISVALLRVVGDQLEKLCDSLYPNGTLSGAPLPPPWYVDQRFTLSALCALVIFPLSVPREIGFQKYSSILGTLAACYLTLVIVLKYYLQAESLGLPESPQPTRASSWTSVFSVIPTICFGFQCHEACVAIYSSMRNQSFAHWVAVSVVSMLICLLIYSLTGLYGYLTFGKAVASDVLMSYPGNDPVVIVARLLFGVSIITIYPIVVLLGRSVVRDMWVPPKRRVVAVPEARERWSRVALTVAWMATTLVIALFVPDIGKVIELIGGISAFFIFIFPGLCLVCMTGTCTLGPRKKAALIAWGVLSVLGGAFVCGQSAALAVLGLLR, from the exons ATGCTGAAATCGGCGCTGGGCGCGGGGCTGCTGAGCTTCCCCTGGGCCTTCGGCAGGGCCGGTGGGGCCGTCCCCGCCCTCCTGGTGGAGCTG ggctCACTGGTCTTCCTGGTGAGcgggctggtggtgctgggctACGCAGCAGCCCTGAGTGCCCAGCCCACCTACCAGGGAGTCATCCGGGCGGTGTGTGGGGCAGCAGTGGGGAAGCTCTGCGAGGTCTGCTTCCTCCTCAACCTCTTCATGATCTCCGTGGCCCTCCTCAGAGTGGTGGGCGACCAGCTGGAGAAAC TGTGCGACTCCCTGTACCCCAATGGGACACTGAGCGGGGCgcccctgccacccccctggTACGTGGACCAGCGCTTCACCCTCTCGGCTCTCTGTGCCCTCGTCATCTTCCCGctctctgtccccagggagaTCGGCTTCCAGAAGTATTCCAG catcCTGGGCACACTGGCTGCCTGCTACCTCACCCTGGTCATCGTCCTGAAATACTACCTGCAGGCAGAGAGCCTGGGCTTGCCTGAGTCCCCCCAGCCCACCAG GGCCTCCTCCTGGACTTCCGTCTTCAGTGTCATCCCCACCATCTGCTTTGGCTTCCAG TGCCACGAGGCCTGTGTGGCCATCTACAGCAGCATGCGCAACCAGAGCTTCGCCCACTGGGTCGCTGTCTCCGTGGTCTCCATGCTCATCTGCCTGCTCATCTACTCCCTTACTG GGCTCTATGGCTACCTGACCTTCGGCAAGGCTGTGGCATCTGACGTCCTGATGTCCTACCCAGGGAATGACCCGGTGGTCATCGTTGCCCGCCTGCTCTTCGGCGTCTCCATCATCACCATCTACCCCATCGTGGTGTTGCTGGGCAG GTCGGTGGTGCGGGACATGTGGGTGCCCCCCAAGCGCAGGGTGGTGGCAGTGCCTGAGGCACGGGAGCGATGGAGCCGGGTGGCACTGACAGTGGCCTGGATGGCCACCACACTTGTCATTGCCCTCTTTGTCCCGGACATTGGCAAGGTCATCGAGCTCATCGGGGGCATCAGCGCCTTCTTCATCTTCATCTTCCCAG ggctgtgcctggtGTGCATGACTGGGACCTGCACCCTTGGGCCACGCAAAAA GGCTGCACTCATCGCCTGGGGTGTCCTCTCCGTGCTCGGGGGTGCTTTCGTCTGCGGGCAGAGCGCTGCCTTGGccgtgctggggctgctgcgcTGA
- the NECAB2 gene encoding N-terminal EF-hand calcium-binding protein 2 isoform X1, producing the protein MMMGSCPWRSSRPFSLMGPSMKKNLRSSFIPLTRTTPNYFADHMGDYEDVLASLETLNLSILKAMDYTKRVYESGSNVDQFVTRFLLKETANQTQSLLSSVESAVDAIDEQTHPARHWPSKAGHGLMDTWYDSPVPSYSPTSRMVPREHGKSLQSGSPDTKAEGLEGQINRLAELIGRLEDKTLWFDLHQRLSDSESAACTYLLLVRDEMTVSHKHLGEFCSSLKQYLKSVAGERDCFHVTAVKLPDGVTFIIYEFWETEEDWKRHLQSATCKGFQHVKVDTLSQPEAISSVAVPAAWCTLSRE; encoded by the exons ATGATGGGAAGCTGTCCCTGGAGGAGTTCCAGGCCTTTTTCTCTGATGGGACCCTCAATGAAGAAGAACTTGAGAAGCTCTTTCATACCATTGACTCGGACAACACCAA ATTATTTTGCTGACCACATGGGAGACTACGAAGACGTCTTGGCCTCTCTGGAGACACTGAACCTCTCCATCCTGAAGGCGATGGACTACACCAAACGG GTGTACGAGAGCGGCAGCAACGTGGACCAGTTTGTCACCCGCTTCCTGCTGAAGGAGACGGCGAACCAGACCCAGTCTCTGCTGAGCTCGGTGGAGAGCGCCGTGGACGCCATCGACGAGCAAACCCACCCCGCCAG GCACTGGCCCAGCAAGGCTGGCCATGGTCTGATGGACACCTGGTATGACAGCCCCGTGCCCAGCTATTCTCCCACCAGCCGGATGGTCCCCAGGGAGCATGGGAAGAGTTTGCAGAGTG GTTCCCCTGACACcaaggcagaggggctggaggggcagaTCAACAGGCTGGCTGAGCTGATCGGCAGGCTCGAGGACAAG ACCCTCTGGTTCGACCTGCACCAGCGGCTGTCGGACAGCGAGAGCGCGGCTTGCACG TACCTCCTCCTGGTGCGGGACGAGATGACAGTGTCACACAAGCACCTGGGCGAgttctgcagctccctgaagCAGTACCTGAAGAGCGTGGCCGGGGAGAGGGACTGCTTCCA TGTCACCGCAGTGAAGCTGCCTGATGGGGTCACCTTCATCATCTATGAGTTCTGGGAGACTGAGGAGGACTGGAAGAG GCACCTGCAGAGTGCCACCTGCAAGGGCTTCCAGCACGTCAAGGTGGACACACTGAGCCAGCCTGAGGCCATCTCCAGCGTGGCCGTGCCAG ctgcctggtgcACCCTGAGCCGAGAGTGA